A part of Paenarthrobacter sp. A20 genomic DNA contains:
- a CDS encoding GntR family transcriptional regulator, which translates to MTDNAVQFLSRPISTQPGQPLRVAAYSRIAEAIRTKILPPGSLLPTETELGTMMDVSRTVIREALMLLEEDGLTRARRGVGRFVADSLPRIGIEHIRPFDQLLGGPDQDIQVKRVAAIKQPASEFVAPGIGVQPDEDVWFWESVLIRNGEPVAHLQENVSQGIPEAEALAEAAEAPTLSASTLLEVLAGLPGASLGPGECQISLSTAGPSRAKLLGLRPSDPVLVLTQYVRRNGNEFYLAKCLVAAKAGHLSVIQSS; encoded by the coding sequence TTGACCGACAATGCCGTCCAGTTCCTGTCCCGACCCATCTCCACGCAACCAGGGCAGCCCCTGCGCGTCGCGGCCTACTCCCGCATCGCCGAAGCCATCCGGACCAAGATCCTGCCGCCCGGTTCGCTGCTCCCCACGGAGACCGAGCTGGGCACCATGATGGACGTCAGCCGCACCGTGATCCGGGAAGCGCTGATGTTGCTGGAAGAGGACGGCCTGACCCGGGCACGACGCGGCGTTGGGCGCTTCGTGGCCGATTCACTCCCCCGCATCGGCATTGAACACATCCGCCCGTTCGATCAGCTTCTTGGTGGCCCCGACCAGGACATCCAGGTCAAACGCGTAGCCGCCATCAAGCAACCGGCGTCTGAATTCGTGGCGCCTGGTATCGGCGTCCAGCCGGACGAAGACGTGTGGTTCTGGGAAAGCGTGCTCATCCGGAACGGCGAGCCCGTGGCGCACCTGCAGGAAAATGTCTCGCAGGGAATCCCCGAAGCTGAGGCCCTCGCGGAAGCGGCAGAGGCTCCTACACTTTCGGCCTCCACGCTGCTGGAGGTCCTCGCCGGACTTCCCGGTGCCTCCCTTGGCCCCGGCGAATGCCAGATCAGCCTTAGTACCGCCGGTCCCAGCCGCGCCAAGCTGCTGGGCCTCCGCCCCTCGGACCCCGTACTGGTCCTCACCCAATACGTACGCCGGAACGGCAACGAGTTCTACCTCGCCAAATGCCTCGTGGCAGCCAAGGCCGGGCACCTCTCCGTCATCCAGTCCTCCTGA